In a single window of the Planctomycetia bacterium genome:
- a CDS encoding transposase, whose protein sequence is MEAYSMDLRRRVLAACDAGHGTTPVAKSFDVSPAWVRRLKQRRRELGTIAPLPHRTGPIPRLNESRKERLRKLVEAQPDATLAELRDRLGLKITLGHLCRSLRKMKLSLKKSRSSRMSRTARM, encoded by the coding sequence ATGGAAGCCTATTCGATGGATTTGCGCAGGCGGGTGCTGGCAGCGTGCGATGCCGGGCACGGGACTACTCCGGTTGCAAAGTCGTTCGATGTGTCGCCAGCCTGGGTTCGACGACTCAAGCAGCGGCGTCGCGAGTTGGGGACGATCGCGCCGCTTCCGCATCGCACGGGACCGATCCCCCGACTAAATGAATCTCGGAAAGAGCGACTCCGCAAGCTGGTGGAGGCGCAACCTGATGCGACGTTGGCGGAACTCCGCGACCGGCTGGGCCTGAAGATCACCCTGGGACATCTCTGCCGCTCGCTCCGCAAGATGAAGCTGTCGCTAAAAAAAAGTCGCTCTTCGCGGATGAGCAGAACCGCCCGGATGTGA
- a CDS encoding IS630 family transposase, translating into MRIQREHWRRQLGGLDPDRLVFIDESSAKTNLTRLRGRALRGQRVKAHAPYGRWQTTTMLCGLRLRGAIAPMILSGAIDSASFTEYVRQVLAPALQPGDIVVMDNLASHQAVGAHEAIAAVGAHVAFLPPYSPDFNPIEMMWSKAKQILRTAAARNFEELCTGMAKAIAAISPSDALGYFTHCGVATEKRKTL; encoded by the coding sequence GTGAGAATTCAGCGTGAACACTGGCGTCGGCAATTAGGAGGCCTCGATCCCGATCGCCTTGTATTCATTGACGAAAGTTCAGCGAAGACCAATCTGACGCGCCTGCGCGGCCGAGCGCTGCGCGGTCAGCGGGTCAAAGCCCACGCCCCTTATGGACGATGGCAAACCACGACCATGCTCTGCGGATTGCGCCTTCGCGGCGCCATTGCCCCGATGATCTTGTCCGGTGCCATCGACAGCGCCTCATTCACCGAATACGTCCGCCAGGTTCTGGCTCCGGCCCTGCAGCCCGGCGACATTGTGGTCATGGACAATCTGGCATCTCATCAGGCCGTCGGTGCACACGAAGCCATCGCTGCCGTCGGCGCGCACGTGGCATTCCTGCCCCCGTACTCGCCCGACTTCAACCCGATCGAGATGATGTGGTCAAAGGCCAAACAGATTCTGCGCACCGCGGCCGCCAGAAACTTTGAGGAACTATGCACCGGAATGGCAAAGGCCATCGCCGCGATCAGCCCCTCAGATGCATTGGGCTACTTCACGCACTGCGGAGTCGCTACAGAAAAGCGCAAAACGCTCTAA